Proteins from a genomic interval of Watersipora subatra chromosome 10, tzWatSuba1.1, whole genome shotgun sequence:
- the LOC137407372 gene encoding KIF-binding protein-like — MASSAETLGAQDWDFSYVKPSLAEITRLTEVDSLNDPEELPFKSKYAAREVLETLKKKLCSFLESYPSDEELVNIDEAISPEDVELCDLTSSVERDENDDNLNKSQIRQPQQQLRTPHSDVDRVEIFLRYIQGKLGFNYIDCEETSSGEEHLNQALGNIVTKFSTSSPWTAYIHMYLLNQLGILQATRRQNEKASKFLHNAEATYASYKSNHSEAPSFPTDLLSPFMGTADENNEQEKWKLFEAEHTQTLFYLAQVYQKSEEGSKAAHYCQLTLMRQLEQKQYQPVEWALNAATLSQYFLVEYQYTLARHCLSSAMKIFEEVGEFEKDTEEEGLYSKSLDIKRCWVKYGLSLLEFSWMRLVADEDGVLNDVDDEPKIADLFDLELTRYESWMPDKYLLDFGQARPVFLKIQEFLGDIKQFYTLDSYCSDYIELTQDHSKAYKNLSVFETEPDRRSKMHKRRVDLLEAVTKELNPQYYLLVWRQLVYETAEAYSAMVDCKVEIMNELGDSQPSSQAVSKLNSLCQKSIHKYLEYVGSLKGPDGSLPDPIPEGDERPLLVAWFCIARLYYKMSYRDPEQQINCMKKTLEYYKLVVETCDKQTKYATIMEAELPVCREMASLLVVKIDRMVSRLS; from the exons ATGGCCTCCTCTGCTGAAACACTTGGGGCACAGGATTGGGACTTTAGTTACGTCAAACCGTCACTTGCTGAGATTACACGACTAACAGAAGTTGACTCTTTAAATGATCCCGAGGAATTACCTTTCAAGTCCAAATATGCTGCCCGAGAAGTCCTTGAAACTCTTAAAAAGAAACTGTGCTCGTTCCTCGAGTCATATCCTTCTGACGAAGAACTAGTTAACATAGATGAGGCTATTTCACCTGAAGACGTAGAGTTGTGTGATCTAACTTCTAGTGTGGAGAGGGATGAGAATGATGACAATCTAAACAAATCACAAATACGTCAGCCTCAGCAACAGCTTCGAACTCCCCATTCAGATGTTGATagagttgaaatatttttaaggtATATTCAAGGAAAATTGGGATTTAACTACATAGATTGCGAAGAAACCTCAAGTGGAGAAGAACATTTAAATCAAGCTTtgggcaatattgtcacaaaGTTTAGTACGAGCTCTCCCTGGACTGCTTATATTCACATGTACTTGCTCAACCAACTCGGTATCTTGCAAGCAACTCGGAGACAGAATGAAAAAGCATCCAAATTTTTGCATAATGCTGAAGCGACTTATGCATCATACAAATCAAATCATTCTGAAGCTCCATCTTTTCCTACAGATCTATTATCCCCATTTATGG GAACGGCTGATGAAAACAATGAGCAAGAAAAATGGAAGCTTTTTGAAGCAGAGCACACTCAGACTCTGTTTTACTTAGCACAG GTTTATCAGAAATCAGAAGAGGGTTCAAAGGCCGCGCATTACTGTCAGTTGACACTGATGAGACAGTTGGAGCAGAAGCAGTACCAACCAGTAGAATGGGCACTGAATGCAGCTACCCTCAGCCAATACTTTCTAGTAGAGTATCAGTATACTCTGGCTCGACACTGTCTAT CCAGTGCAATGAAGATATTTGAAGAAGTTGGTGAGTTTGAAAAAGACACGGAAGAAGAGGGACTGTACAGTAAGTCACTCGACATTAAGAGATGTTGGGTCAAGTATGGTTTGTCTCTGCTAGAGTTCTCATGGATGAGGCTTGTTGCTGATGAGGATGGTGTGCTGAACGATGTAG ATGATGAGCCAAAGATTGCTGACTTGTTTGACCTTGAGCTGACACGCTATGAAAGCTGGATGCCAGACAAATATCTTCTCGATTTTGGTCAAGCTCGGCCTGTGTTTCTAAAG ATACAAGAGTTTCTGGGAGACATCAAGCAGTTCTACACTCTGGACAGCTACTGCTCAGACTACATCGAGCTCACGCAGGATCACAGTAAAGCTTACAAAAACCTGAGTGTGTTTGAGACTGAGCCAGATCGTAGGAGCAAGATGCATAAACGACGAGTCGACCTGCTGGAAGCGGTCACTAAAGAGCTGAACCCGCAATACTACCTTCTG GTCTGGCGTCAGCTTGTCTATGAGACAGCTGAGGCGTACTCAGCTATGGTCGACTGTAAAGTTGAGATAATGAATGAGTTGGGAGATAGCCAGCCTAGCTCACAAGCAGTCAGCAAGCTCAACAGTCTCTGTCAGAAGAGTATTCACAAGTATCTCGAGTATGTGGGGTCACTGAAGGGGCCAGATGGCAGCCTCCCCGATCCTATTCCTGAAG GTGATGAACGGCCACTACTAGTAGCATGGTTCTGCATAGCTAGACTTTACTACAAGATGTCATATAGAGACCCAGAGCAACAGATCAACTGCATGAAGAAGACTTTAGAGTATTACAAGCTTGTCGTAGAAACTTgcgacaaacaaacaaaatatgctACAATAATGGAAGCGGAGCTTCCTGTTTGCCGAGAAATGGCTTCATTGCTGGTTGTAAAGATTGATAGAATGGTTTCCCGTCTCTCATAA